aTCTGTTAATATACCATTTTGCTGGTATTCTTATTTTTTTGAAGTTGGGGGCACCAGTAGAATGAGCACTGAGGAACATTGCTGAGACACAAGAGATGAAATGGAGAGAAATGGAGAGACGATGATTATGCCAACCTTCACAGACCTACAGTATACAGGAATGACATTCAGCATTAGCagttaaatgtctgaaaccttgaAGGCAAACTttttgtaatttctttctttcacatGTTTCACGCTAAACAAAAtagataaaaaatatttttaacatgttataatgttataaatatcATGAGATGAAGACTCCATATCAGTAGATTAATGTACAGTAGCTTCCTTAAGCACAAAAGGTCTGGGCAACATGTATAGTCATTGTAGCAACACAGAATGGgaaaactgtttttttactttcttcTATCTTTTATTAACATGTAAAGGCATGtgaaaatacagagaaagaaaattaaatcatttatatTTCATGGATTTGCTGCAGTCAGTCGTGTGTTCCCAACTGAATAAAGGTAGCAAAACTTCTGTTCTAAAAGCATAAACCTTtttcataaaagatgtttaaacaattttttttttcattctcgAAGTCAAAAAGAATGCAAACAAGATCACAGAAAACCATCAATTGAAACAGAGTGCACTGAAAAACGCTTGTTTAAAATAACCAGTGCAACTAGTATCAACTGTGTTTGTTATAAAAAGACTGAAACTGTAGTGAAGGACATTCATATAAccttaaaaaatgaacaaatatcaCATTCCTGACCACAGTGATGCCGTCAAAAAGCAAAAGCTCAAAAGAAGTGTAGAGTAGTGCAGTTTACTTGAAGAAACAACTTCTAATAATCTCACATTTAACTCCAGCAGACTGAATACATCATCTTATGGCAAAATGAACTATTCCCGGGAAACATGGGATGGACAGAGATGATGAATAAAGCCgggttcacactgtgcgatttataatagtcctttacgatggttgcttgtcagactgtacggatcctcatgtcacactgtgagATCTCAGCTATCATtaatgtcagactgtacgacagTCAAGACGCATAAACGGACGCGCGCATGAAAACTtgagttttacatcatcaaaacacacacattcgATATCAGTGAGCTGTGTTACACAcgggactgaaatggtggctaacaacgacatttctgtcattaattttgatcacggcttgtcttgaaaaatgaagacaatttgacgttcgtcgtaggagaagtcacactggaggattgtgtgccaaatcttctgacactgccagaattagGTCAAATTTGATCGCGACGGTCATTAAAGGCTGGGtaggtaaaaaatgtataaaaaatttttttttcaaaatttgtttaaactttatatatatatcaatacataattaaaatgtaagtactctgaaaaagaaattataaaaatcgagtgtctgtagacctctcacgactgttttaaagacagctcattatttccattcaGTCCACCCCCTTCCTTCTGGCCtccttccaaagccacgcccccaAAACGTATGAACGCGCGACTCCGACCACTGAGCTGGAAGACGCATCATTTACCTGAGACGAGCGGAGAGGAAGGAGCACAGTGCATGTAGTGACATCATGTCAGAAtcacatgtaataaaaataactttataattatgaagataaacaaaaaagatgtattttagtactcactatcaagctagcatattgatattggtaaagtttaaaatataaattttttgattcgctaacgagctagttatctatatggcaaagctaaaaacaggttgcatgatacacgtttttccattaccatcatttacactttGATGAAGATGAATTTCGTGTAAGATTCATAATACGTTGTTCTACAGATAAACAGAGTAACATACACTCAAATatcaactcacaactgcattgcagacacaaaataataacacacacatacaacaaagtgtgtacgacacacactatacaagataaagacatcagtaaacataggtagagaatataaaaacaaaacaaaggcgaaaaaaaacgtgcaggtaaacttacaggtgaacatggtaaaagagttagacagagagtaaatatagttctaagaaaagttcctagatgcggagtaacgttaggcctactatctgttaaacatgtatttagttATCTAAAGCAAAATATGCACAATTCAACACTATAGCTATCATCTTGAGCTAGGCCTATAGATTATTTATAGTCTCTACAACGGCTCGCTGagtaatgttatgttagctatattacgcagctacgtgtgctaatgacacatgcttcatgaaaaaataagcaaaaaatatgtatgatcaaaatacaaaaagaaagatttacctgtccagcagaaataaagccatcaaggagtcacttttcagccccttgagttccctcagttctcgccatcgctggaaagccacgccgatattaacttgcgttttatttctttgtttatccaaAGACTTTTTGTTCATTGCCTTTTCTTGTACTGTTACTGTCTTCCTTTTTTTGCCTGGTttgccttcactaactgcatggGCCGGTACTGTGAATTTTGCTTGCTGTTTCTCTGCCATTGTTTTGGTATTCCTAGGATCGCGTGCCTCTTGAATTCCCCAAATCAAATGTGCGCGCGCAAGTGGGCAGGTCATGTGTGGCAaaagggtggttgccatggttgcgAGAGAGTGACAGTCGCCTAAGCCAATCCTGTGTTTCGTCCcgaatggaaataatgagctgtgtttaatacagattaaacggtctagagtcactcgatttttatactctttttatcagagtacttacattttaattatgcattgatatatatagaaagtttaaacaaatttggaacaaaatttcttacctaccctgcctttaaccagctgtctgtgaacatgtcaaactagtgatcaaagacaacagattttaggctaggattataggaatcttttaggatttgcaaaatttgtctcagacgaccaaatcttggccaaaatcgcacagtgtgaactATAGCCTTAAGAGATGAATATGTTAATGTTGATCCTATAAACAGTTTTGATGTCAGGACAGAAACAGAAAACTCAGACACCAAGAGACACCAAACCCCTCAACACACAGGTGCTGAGACTCATTTTATCATAACAACAATTAACTCACACATTTTTGTCACTTGAGTGTTTAAGACACATTGTCTGTCATCTTCAGAAATGGCTAGTGTGAGGATCAGAAGCACCAGAGCAGCTGCTGTGTGTTCATCTGCTGACTGCAGTCATAGTGCTGTGTGTCTACATCCATACAAAGAGCACAAACTACACAGAAGAGAGAGACCAGCTAACCTCCAAGAATGAAAACCTCAATGAGAGAGACCACCTAAGAAATTAACTTAAGATTTGTGTTAAGTTTCTTTACCACAAATTTCTTTATGTAGTTATTTGCTATACAgcagaattttttaaaaatttggaTTGTGCTCTCAGTAACTTTCAGTGTACATAATCTATGAGTGTATTATCTGTAATAAGTTACAGACAGACATGTGTAAATGGGGATTAAAAGCTAATATCTGAAATTGTTCTCTCAGCTGGATGAAGTTGCTATCAATCCAGTCTTTACTACATATCCAAAGAGACAAAGAGCTGGACTGAGAGCAGTGAGTGagttagagtgtgtgtgtgtgtgtgtgtgtgtgtgtgtgtgtgtgtgtgtgtgtgtgtgtgcatttttgtgGCATATCAGgatacaaatttgtataatgacatgggtatgacataggtattacaagaagagggtgacttatgaggacattacccatATTACCCACTTTTCATgggtaatgagaatgagaaagtaaaagtgtgcacagtttcctgtgatgggtaggtttaggagtagtggtagtgtagggggagagaaaatagtttttacagtataaaaaccattacgcctatggaatatccccacaattcacataaacgaacatgtgtgtgtgagagagagatgaaaTAATCCTCCTCAAATGAGGAAGTTGACCATGAACACAGAAGTGATGGTAGTGAAGGCCATGCTGACAGCAGAGAAGTGACCCAGAGCCGAGTTACACAGGTCAGTAGAACAGCACGTCTTCGTCATCTGGTATACCTGTGTGCTTGAGTTGGATGGGAAATTCACCTGTTCAGTTGTATTGCATTTTGACACTTCGAGACATCCTTTCATCTTAATATCCACAAAACCAGCTGAAATTGAGATGCAAGAAAACATAGATTaagctttaaaatataattaaaaaaatgtcagaGAACAGAAAAAATGTATGCAAACATTAACAAAGTTCTTCACCCTGGAAAgcataaaaagtaattaaaatcaccaaaataaaataaattattcagTTTTAGTAtattgaatcttttttttttttattaaatttaaggAGATGCAAAAAATAATGACTCTTTAATGAACATTTACGTCTTTCAAAAAAATGagggttccctttcgatacttcactcgtactgcgtatgggggaaaggtctcctttttccccgttactgaagcctttttcaataacgcagtgtaactgcatcgtcattggttcactcatagacaagttgttgaaccaatgacggcgcggcatagctgcgcgacctatggcgacagagcgcgtgaatattcccgccgaaatgggcggggcttagggctatataagcgggcgtctcgccataggatttcagttctctctccttcagcgacgacttcacatcgctcctcgctgatctccggctgAAGCCTTCGCCGCCTTGAAGAAGCTCGCCTGGAAAgaagctctcgccgccgtcgaaGAGGCTCCAGCAGCGGACTGCTGAGCTCGCCGAGGAagaagcgccggcgccctcgtcGACTGCCGCCTCGAGCGCCGTTTCGAGCCGCCCGcctcccgcttccggccgcctgCCAAcccgtctcctgccgccatccggcgcgcctaaAAGAGCGAATTTCCCGCGGTTTattgccgctctaaaagagcttccaacagcggttttcaccgctctaGCGGCCCTCGctgctctaaaagagcccctcaaacgccgttttcacggcggcggTGTTGTTACAAATGCCGCGCCACTCGTGTGGCAcatgcagagcccctctgcatgATGACGACGGACACGGTGAGTGTGTCTGCTGCCTGGGCAGACCCCATGCAGAGGCAGCGCTCACTGGGACCTCGTGTTCTCACTGTGAGAACATGAGTCTCGCCTCTCTGCGCTCGCGGATCGCCTTCTTCAGTGAAGGCAATCttgccgctcgcgccctcccgtctttttcctcccgcgagccggctaggaagagacagcggggcagAGCGGCCCAGCGCACGGAGTTGGATGACGTCACGCCGGCTTCCCCGCGTGCCTCACCCTCTCCCCCGAGAGAGCAGTCCCCCGTCCTGTTCTCCCGCCCTGAGCTGCGTCCCTCGGCAGATGCGAGCGACATCTCTTTTGGCGGTTCTGAGGACGAGCCGCTTGATGACTTCATGTC
The window above is part of the Chanodichthys erythropterus isolate Z2021 chromosome 3, ASM2448905v1, whole genome shotgun sequence genome. Proteins encoded here:
- the LOC137007551 gene encoding sperm acrosome membrane-associated protein 4-like, coding for MNKLILGFFAVILYFAAGQALQCYECKLGLGSLCYTTKKTCDAGQECFSGLGTAAGFVDIKMKGCLEVSKCNTTEQVNFPSNSSTQVYQMTKTCCSTDLCNSALGHFSAVSMAFTTITSVFMVNFLI